The Triticum aestivum cultivar Chinese Spring chromosome 3A, IWGSC CS RefSeq v2.1, whole genome shotgun sequence genome includes a region encoding these proteins:
- the LOC123060178 gene encoding uncharacterized protein, whose product MESIPAASAMDWSVDLDKGLRSRHLGTRLMALEAAAPRIRDLAASPAVPAAVASAFGVLPAEPRVFAETMLLRLATEFRAAADDSVRARIVRALLPAQAAAWPCAEPDQILRKVAAAHGAAGTPRARELALRMFGCLAGLAKDSVHVRSLVLSGLRSSNAAEVKAALFAAGCFCKLSQDFSYITLQVLAGLAISPTSEAQVIMAAIKTFSKLDCKLAVVRRVHEVGKQMVLGNLEDVFKAEILFALSRLASKSIVLFGDQVALLLSFLGHESSLPMRIMVLKSLCFMFHRNTFYLPGASTVFGALLQLVDDEDFPLDCKRYAFRILQKILCVKDPSIRHINPSELSKLALAAKRFLHCSSWEMQYNALEILLDIFFCFLKETKPHQTIGTLESPSFSYTGYPGISNNMLSTHEETSEDEKSLNKILTAIVDNIISLANELANCRSKVLVSCELQKYRALFSLMLKLVSGYPSAASAALDKVRCLMKELARINASHYSGVAAVNCVKSSVAPEQFRASYDTVEPAAGSIDASCMETDTDKAKLASTEFCSKNNSSVVHDLIICTLKFANACHDMCHKTSGSSCSLHHSIKGLTECVQQNASQYCSTYEFFHLIMCAHISWSTCKIRDGNKGSGDSNEHPKIFFTPAWIAHELCALRMAKVLTRKQSYWEAYRSAMYCCHEGLWFTASFVFRKVSAAFESGTFGFWFKSLLLFAAGELEMKLLLFPSAISKLVGELNTEVDLHEDLYSVETDVESTLAGSLELHGCQEKITGICERICLANDVLSSNASSDREFFFQRWFISLRASFLKILTDVLGILNAHSSAPKDISHHESSSVAIENNQVLLALTNCSLRLSDLAKSYDLLAASHGDMDHESFTTVARLAFMCSLLSFCTAFSVDVSNVPGSSDPCTLPERFSHESILQDLHQRVDRNDSQVVSQLRQFISVSSYELDSVHFSTRMNMSGILEKDSYSLFKFAVASLFRARADAKGVTTGVDALHHLHRGMQLLSSILRRLMELPFMLPRHFFSVRPCLGAELFMFDSNPANKNRISVPRGFQLSLTLCLQWKRVLERTPIRIAKLYCILATSPSSPLHIAGTRSKQFEMRRTTSEMAVLHAKLLQHIKSGGLRKASHKENSHTELVTAFACFKPAGSGQGFSDCLLDVSSFPRGEYQIAWQACCVDENGRCFSLLPLNDGAVFSVQ is encoded by the exons atggagagcATCCCGGCGGCCTCCGCCATGGACTGGAGCGTCGACCTCGACAAGGGCCTCCGCTCCCGCCACCTCG GCACGCGCCTCATGGCCCtcgaggccgccgccccgcgcaTCCGCGACCTCGCCGCGAGCCCCGCCGTCCCCGCGGCGGTGGCCTCCGCGTTCGGCGTCCTGCCCGCCGAGCCCCGCGTCTTCGCTGAGACCATGCTCCTCCGCCTCGCCACCGAGTTCAGGGCCGCCGCCGACGACTCCGTCCGGGCCCGCATCGTCCGCGCCCTCCTCCCGGCCCAGGCCGCCGCGTGGCCCTGCGCGGAGCCTGACCAGATACTCCGGAAGGTCGCGGCGGCGCACGGCGCGGCCGGGACCCCGCGGGCCAGGGAGCTCGCCTTGAGGATGTTCGGCTGCCTCGCCGGCCTCGCCAAGGACAGCGTCCACGTCcgctccctcgtcctctccggccTCCGCTCCTCCAATGCTGCCGAG GTCAAAGCGGCATTGTTTGCGGCTGGTTGCTTTTGTAAGCTTTCACAGGACTTCTCATACATCACCCTTCAAGTGCTGGCTGGATTAGCCATCTCACCGACATCAGAAGCCCAAGTTATTATGGCAGCAATTAAGACTTTCTCGAAGCTTGATTGTAAGTTGGCTGTTGTCCGTAGAGTTCACGAGGTTGGAAAGCAGATGGTTCTAGGCAACCTGGAAGATGTATTCAAAGCGGAAATTCTCTTCGCACTCTCCAGACTGGCGTCCAAGTCAATTGTTTTGTTTGGTGATCAG GTGGCACTTCTGCTATCATTTCTGGGACATGAATCTTCTCTTCCTATGAGGATTATGGTTTTGAAAAgtttatgttttatgtttcacagaaataCTTTCTATCTTCCTGGTGCCAGTACTGTTTTTGGCGCATTATTACAACTAGTTGATGATGAGGATTTCCCACTTGATTGTAAGCGCTATGCATTCCGAATTCTGCAAAAG ATTCTCTGTGTTAAAGATCCAAGCATCCGCCATATCAATCCTTCTGAGTTATCTAAGCTTGCTCTGGCCGCTAAAAGATTTTTGCATTGTTCTTCCTGGGAGATGCAATATAATGCTCTTGAAATTCTTTTGGATATCTtcttttgctttctcaaggaaacAAAGCCACATCAGACTATAGGCACTCTCGAGAGTCCATCATTCTCGTACACTGGATACCCAGGAATTTCGAACAACATGCTGTCAACTCATGAAGAAACTAGTGAGGATGAAAAATCTCTGAATAAGATTTTAACAGCAATAGTGGATAATATAATATCTCTGGCCAATGAACTAGCGAACTGTAGAAGCAAGGTACTAGTGTCCTGTGAATTACAGAAATACAGGGCACTGTTTAGCCTTATGCTAAAGCTTGTTTCAGGCTACCCTTCTGCTGCTTCTGCTGCTCTTGATAAAGTAAGATGCCTGATGAAAGAACTTGCTCGAATAAATGCCAGTCATTACTCTGGAGTAGCAGCAGTTAACTGTGTCAAATCATCTGTTGCCCCGGAGCAGTTTAGAGCTTCATATGATACTGTTGAACCAGCGGCTGGAAGTATCGATGCTTCTTGCATGGAAACTGACACTGACAAGGCAAAGTTAGCTTCCACTGAATTTTGCAGCAAGAATAATTCATCTGTAGTGCATGATCTAATTATTTGCACGCTCAAGTTTGCAAATGCTTGCCATGATATGTGTCATAAAACATCTGGCTCTTCCTGCAGTCTTCACCATAGTATCAAGGGTCTAACTGAATGTGTGCAGCAGAACGCCTCTCAGTATTGCAGCACATATGAATTCTTCCATCTTATAATGTGCGCGCACATCTCATGGAGTACTTGTAAAATCAGAGATGGTAATAAAGGATCGGGTGATTCAAATGAGCACCCTAAGATATTCTTTACTCCCGCTTGGATAGCACATGAACTGTGTGCCCTTCGGATGGCTAAAGTGCTTACAAGAAAACAGAGCTACTGGGAAGCCTATAGGTCTGCTATGTACTGCTGCCATGAAGGTCTCTGGTTCACAGCGTCATTTGTCTTTAGAAAAGTTTCAGCTGCTTTTGAGTCGGGCACCTTTGGATTTTGGTTCAAATCATTGCTTCTTTTTGCCGCTGGAGAACTTGAGATGAAGCTATTGCTTTTTCCTTCAGCAATCAGTAAGTTGGTTGGTGAGCTAAATACAGAGGTAGATCTTCATGAGGACCTCTACAGTGTCGAAACAGATGTTGAAAGTACTCTTGCTGGATCTCTAGAGTTGCATGGCTGCCAAGAAAAAATCACTGGTATTTGTGAGAGAATATGCTTAGCAAATGATGTCCTCTCATCTAATGCCTCCTCAGACCGCGAATTCTTCTTCCAGAGGTGGTTCATTAGCCTGAGAGCGTCTTTTCTTAAGATCTTAACTGATGTTCTTGGCATTCTTAATGCACATTCTTCTGCTCCCAAAGACATATCGCATCATGAATCTTCAAGTGTAGCCATAGAGAACAACCAAGTCCTCCTAGCTTTGACTAATTGTTCTTTAAGACTGAGTGACCTAGCAAAGAGTTATGATCTGCTTGCTGCATCCCATGGGGACATGGATCATGAAAGCTTTACTACTGTAGCCAGGCTTGCTTTCATGTGCTCACTTTTGTCATTTTGTACTGCGTTTTCTGTAGACGTCTCAAATGTACCTGGCAGTTCAGACCCTTGCACGCTTCCAGAGAGATTTTCTCACGAATCAATCCTACAAGATTTGCATCAAAGAGTAGATAGGAATGATAGCCAAGTTGTCTCGCAACTGCGGCAATTCATTTCCGTTTCTTCTTATGAGCTGGACTCCGTACACTTCAGCACAAGAATGAATATGTCAGGTATTCTGGAAAAGGATTCTTATTCGCTCTTCAAGTTTGCTGTGGCatctttgtttcgtgcacgcgcgGATGCCAAAGGAGTGACAACTGGAGTGGACGCTCTGCATCATTTGCACAGAGGGATGCAACTTCTGTCTAGCATTTTGCGGAGGTTGATGGAACTGCCTTTCATGCTTCCCAGACACTTCTTCAGCGTAAG GCCTTGCCTTGGCGCCGAGCTCTTCATGTTCGATTCCAACCCCGCAAACAAGAACAGAATATCAGTACCGCGCGGCTTCCAGCTCTCCCTGACTCTCTGCTTGCAGTGGAAGCGCGTGCTGGAGCGAACCCCCATCCGCATCGCGAAACTGTACTGCATTCTAGCCACAAGCCCATCGTCGCCCCTACACATCGCGGGAACGAGGAGCAAGCAGTTCGAGATGCGCAGGACCACCTCCGAGATGGCCGTGCTGCACGCCAAGCTGCTGCAGCACATAAAGAGCGGCGGCCTGAGGAAGGCCAGCCACAAGGAGAACTCCCACACCGAGCTGGTGACAGCGTTCGCGTGTTTCAAACCAGCTGGCTCTGGCCAGGGGTTCTCAGACTGCCTGCTGGACGTCTCCTCGTTTCCTCGCGGCGAGTACCAGATAGCATGGCAGGCGTGCTGCGTGGACGAGAACGGGCGCTGCTTCAGCTTGCTGCCGTTGAATGACGGCGCCGTCTTCTCCGTCCAGTAG